The sequence below is a genomic window from Neomicrococcus aestuarii.
TGGCCTGGGACGAGGTCACACCACGGTGAGGGTGATAGTCGAGCCTTCTGCCGCGGTGTCCCCGAGGACGCTTTGACCGTGCACTGTGCCGAAAAGATTGCCTAACGGGTACTTCACGCTGACTTCGAAGCCCAGATCTTCGAGCGTGCTCCGGGCTTCGTCGAGCTGCATTCCAATCACACGCGGTACTTCAATCATGCGTGGGCCCAAGGAAATGCTCACGGAGACGTCGGTCCCGCGTGAAACCTTCGTGCCCTCTTTGACGCTTTGGGCTGAAATCTGACCAGCTGGAACAGAAGCCGAATTCTCCTCTTGGCCCTCAACAAGATTCAAACCGATATTCTCGAGAGCCGCGGTGGCTTCGGCGAGGGTCATTCCCGCAAGCCCGGGAACGGAAACTGGTGCAGGACCCTTAGATACGACGACGCTGACTTCCGTTCCGCGGCGAACCGCGGTTCCGGGGGCCACTGATTGGCTGAGGACTTCGCCCTTGGCAATGCTTTCGTCAAATTCTTGCGTGACAGTTCCCAGCTCCAATGACTCAGCCTCCAGAATTGCTGGGAGGTCCGATTGCGCCAGCTGGGCGAGGTTTGGAACTTCGAAGAGTTCGGGCCCCTTGGATACCAAGAGGTCCACTCCTTCGTAACGGCGAATAGTGGTGCTGGCTAGTGGTTCAGTGCCGACGACGAGTCCTTTGTCGACATCGTCACTGAATACTTCTTTTGGGCGCGCTGCTACCCCCGCGTCACTGAGTGCCTGGGTGGCCGAAGCGACCGTCTGGCCACTCGTCTCCGGCAAACTCACTGGGGCTCCAGGCCCCATGCCGAAGAACCACCCGGTGGCTGCTAGGAGTGCTGCCAGCATGAAGAGGACAATCGCGAGGATCCACCGACGGACACCGGCGCCCTTTTTGTCTAACTTGACGAGTGGTTTCTGTGCTTGTTTCTTCCACTCGTGTTCTGCGTTCTTAGCGTCCTTGCGCGCTTGCTTCGCAGCAACGGCAGGTTTCACGGGGCGTGCTGGGGGAGCCGTCGCTCCGACTGCTGAAATCACTCCAGTATCGGAGGTGCCCCCGTCGGCTCGGGCGCTGGTCTCGACGCCTGACGTCGCTTCATTCGCCGAAAGATCCCGGGCGTTGATCACCTCTGTGAATTGCGAATCTTCACGAGCGTCATAGCCCGAACCAACACGACTAAACACTTCAGTCCGGTGATCGCCCGTGGCTATGACCGTCGTTGCATCGAGGTCTTCATCCTCATCGACGTCAGAGGAGAAGTCGCCGTCATCGTCTCGATCCTCGAGCTGATCGGGATCATCGAGCGTGGGGTCAGTGTCGTATGAATCTCCGTCAGGAGTGGAGTTGGAGCTTGAGTTGGCAGCGGTGGAAGCACCTGGTTCGCCGTTCTGAGACTGATCGGGTTCGTTCCAGTAGCCGGCATACTTTTCTTCGACCTCCCGGTCAACGGCAACAGGAGCAGTCGCGGCAGCGGCGTCGTCGTAATCCTTGCGTCTATTCGCAATTTCAGTGGCACCCAAATCTAGCTGTTCGTCACTCAACGCAGCTCGAACGTGCCGCAGCTCGCCCAACAAAGCTTCCGCGTCTACTGGTCGCGCTTCAGGGTCCTTGGCAGTGCACCATTCCACCAGCTCATCGAGATCTTGCGGAATTTCGGGTACCACCGTGGAGGGCAACGGCACCGTCTCATTGACGTGCTTGAAGACGATCTGCATCGAGTTCTGGCCCTGAAAAGGCTGCTCGCCAGTCAACAGTTCAAAGAGCATGATGCCGATTGCATAGAGGTCACTGCGCTTGTCCGCGTTCCCGCCCGTGACGAGTTCCGGGCTGACGTAGGCGACCGTGCCCACCAGCGTTCCGGACTGCGTGTGATTAGAAGCGGCCCGCGCGAGGCCGAAGTCCGCCACCTTG
It includes:
- a CDS encoding Stk1 family PASTA domain-containing Ser/Thr kinase codes for the protein MEERTVDPLVGQVIDRRYHIHRRLARGGMSTVYLATDERLHRDVALKALYPYLAEDARVVKRFEEEAITAAKLSHPNIVNVLDQGVDGDTAYLVMEYVKGETLRKLLERQGRLTPRQTLRIMEEILDGLAAAHAKGLIHRDVKPENVLLTETGRVKVADFGLARAASNHTQSGTLVGTVAYVSPELVTGGNADKRSDLYAIGIMLFELLTGEQPFQGQNSMQIVFKHVNETVPLPSTVVPEIPQDLDELVEWCTAKDPEARPVDAEALLGELRHVRAALSDEQLDLGATEIANRRKDYDDAAAATAPVAVDREVEEKYAGYWNEPDQSQNGEPGASTAANSSSNSTPDGDSYDTDPTLDDPDQLEDRDDDGDFSSDVDEDEDLDATTVIATGDHRTEVFSRVGSGYDAREDSQFTEVINARDLSANEATSGVETSARADGGTSDTGVISAVGATAPPARPVKPAVAAKQARKDAKNAEHEWKKQAQKPLVKLDKKGAGVRRWILAIVLFMLAALLAATGWFFGMGPGAPVSLPETSGQTVASATQALSDAGVAARPKEVFSDDVDKGLVVGTEPLASTTIRRYEGVDLLVSKGPELFEVPNLAQLAQSDLPAILEAESLELGTVTQEFDESIAKGEVLSQSVAPGTAVRRGTEVSVVVSKGPAPVSVPGLAGMTLAEATAALENIGLNLVEGQEENSASVPAGQISAQSVKEGTKVSRGTDVSVSISLGPRMIEVPRVIGMQLDEARSTLEDLGFEVSVKYPLGNLFGTVHGQSVLGDTAAEGSTITLTVV